A window of Pan paniscus chromosome 10, NHGRI_mPanPan1-v2.0_pri, whole genome shotgun sequence contains these coding sequences:
- the KERA gene encoding keratocan, with the protein MAGTICFIMWVLFITDTVWSRSVRQVYEVHDSDDSTIHDFECPMECFCPPNFPTALYCENRGLKEIPAIPSRIWYLYLQNNLIETIPEKPFENATQLRWINLNKNKITNYGIEKGALSQLKKLLFLFLEDNELEEVPSPLPRSLEQLQLARNKVSRIPQGTFSNLENLTLLDLQNNKLVDNAFQRDTFKGLKNLMQLNMAKNALRNMPPRLPANTMQLFLDNNSIEGIPENYFNVIPKVAFLRLNHNKLSDEGLPSRGFDVSSILDLQLSHNQLTKVPRISAHLQHLHLDHNKIKSVNVSVICPSPSMLPAERDSFSYGPHLRYLRLDGNEIKPPIPMALMTCFRLLQAVII; encoded by the exons ATGGCAGGCACAATCTGTTTCATCATGTGGGTGTTATTCATAACAGACACTGTGTGGTCTAGAAGTGTGAGGCAGGTCTATGAAGTACATGATTCAGATGATTCGACTATTCATGACTTCGAGTGTCCCATGGAATGTTTCTGCCCACCCAATTTTCCTACTGCTTTATATTGTGAAAACAGAGGTCTCAAAGAAATTCCTGCTATTCCTTCAAGAATTTGGTATCTTTATCTTCAAAACAACCTGATAGAAACCATTCCTGAAAAGCCATTTGAGAATGCCACCCAGCTAAGATGGATAAATctaaacaagaacaaaataacCAACTACGGAATTGAAAAAGGAGCCCTAAGCCAGCTGAAGAAGTTGCTCTTCTTATTTCTGGAAGATAATGAGCTAGAGGAGGTACCTTCTCCATTGCCAAGAAGTTTAGAACAATTACAATTAGCTAGAAATAAGGTGTCCAGAATTCCTCAAGGGACCTTTAGCAATCTGGAGAACCTGACCCTTCTTGACCTACAGAACAACAAATTAGTGGACAATGCCTTTCAAAGAGACACTTTTAAAGGACTCAAGAACCTCATGCAGCTAAACATGGCCAAGAATGCCCTGAGGAATATGCCTCCAAGATTACCAGCCAATACAATGCAGTTGTTTTTAGACAACAATTCCATTGAAGGAAtaccagaaaattattttaatgtgattCCTAAAGTGGCCTTTTTGAGACTAAATCACAACAAATTGTCAGATGAGGGTCTCCCATCAAGAGGATTTGATGTATCATCAATTCTAGATCTTCAACTGTCGCACAATCAACTTACAAAGGTTCCCCGAATCAGTGCTCATCTGCAGCACCTTCACCTTGatcataacaaaattaaaa GTGTGAATGTCTCTGTAATATGTCCCAGCCCATCCATGCTGCCTGCAGAACGAGATTCCTTCAGTTATGGACCTCATCTTCGCTACCTCCGTCTGGATGGAAATGAAATCAAACCACCAATTCCAATGGCTTTAATGACCTGCTTCAGACTTCTGCAGGCTGTCATTATTTAA